A genomic region of Macaca mulatta isolate MMU2019108-1 chromosome 5, T2T-MMU8v2.0, whole genome shotgun sequence contains the following coding sequences:
- the GRSF1 gene encoding G-rich sequence factor 1 — MAGTRWVLGALLRGCGCNCSSCRRTGAACLPFYSAAGSIPSGVSGRRRLLLLLGAAAAAASQTRGLQTGPVPPGRLAGPSPVATSAAAAAAAAYPALRAPLLPQSLAAAAGPTRSYSQESKTTYLEDLPPPPEYELAPSKLEEEVDDVYLIRAQGLPWSCTMEDVLNFFSDCRIRNGENGIHFLLNRDGKRRGDALIEMESEQDVQKALEKHRMYMGQRYVEVYEINNEDVDALMKSLQVKSSPVVNDGVVRLRGLPYSCNEKDIVDFFAGLNIVDITFVMDYRGRRKTGEAYVQFEEPEMANQALLKHREEIGNRYIEIFPSRRNEVRTHVGSHKGKKITSSPTAKYITEPEMVFEEHEVNEDIRPMTAFESEKEIELPKEVPEKLPEAADFGTTSSLHFVHMRGLPFQANAQDIINFFAPLKPVRITMEYSSSGKATGEADVHFETHEDAVAAMLKDRSHVHHRYIELFLNSCPKGK; from the exons ATGGCCGGCACGCGCTGGGTACTCGGGGCGCTGCTCCGGGGCTGCGGCTGTAACTGCAGCAGCTGCCGGCGCACTGGCGCCGCCTGCCTGCCCTTCTACTCTGCCGCTGGCTCTATCCCGTCTGGCGTCTcgggccgccgccgcctcctGCTGCTGCTCGGGGCCGCCGCGGCCGCTGCCTCCCAGACGCGTGGCCTCCAGACCGGGCCTGTGCCTCCCGGGAGGCTGGCGGGGCCTTCCCCTGTGGCCACCTCTGCCGCGGCGGCGGCCGCCGCGGCCTACCCTGCCCTCCGTGCCCCTCTGCTGCCGCAGTCGCTGGCGGCGGCCGCGGGCCCGACGCGTAGCTACAGCCAG GAGTCCAAAACTACTTACCTGGAAGACCTTCCACCACCGCCTGAGTATGAATTGGCCCCATCCAAGTTAGAAGAGGAAGTGGATGATGTCTATCTCATTCGAGCTCAAGGACTGCCCTGGTCATGCACTATGGAAGATGTGCTTAACTTTTTCTCag ACTGCAGAATCCGCAACGGTGAGAATGGAATACATTTCCTCCTAAATAGAGATGGGAAACGAAGGGGTGATGCCTTAATTGAAATGGAGTCAGAGCAGGATGTGCAGAAAGCCTTAGAGAAGCACCGCATGTACATGGGCCAGCGGTATGTGGAAG TGTATGAGATAAACAATGAAGATGTGGATGCCTTAATGAAGAGCTTGCAGGTCAAATCTTCACCTGTGGTAAATGATGGTGTGGTTCGTTTGAGAGGACTTCCTTACAGTTGCAATGAGAAAGACATTGTAGATTTCTTTGCAG GACTGAATATAGTTGACATTACTTTTGTGATGGACTACAGAGGGAGACGAAAAACAGGGGAAGCCTATGTGCAATTTGAAGAACCAGAAATGGCCAACCAAGCCCTGTTGAAACACAGGGAAGAAATTGGTAATCG ATACATCGAGATATTTCCAAGCAGAAGGAATGAAGTTCGAACACATGTTGGTTCTCATAAGGGAAAGAAAATCACATCTTCTCCTACTGCTAAGTATATAACTGAGCCAGAAATGGTCTTTGAAGAACATGAAGTAAATGAGGATATTCGACCCATGACAGCTTTTGAAAGTGAGAAGGAAATAG AATTGCCTAAGGAGGTGCCAGAAAAGCTTCCAGAGGCTGCTGATTTTGGAACTACGTCTTCTCTGCATTTTGTCCACATGAGAGGATTACCTTTCCAAGCCAATGCCCAAGACATTATAAAC TTTTTCGCTCCACTCAAGCCTGTTAGAATCACCATGGAATACAGCTCCAGCGGGAAGGCCACTGGAGAAGCTGATGTGCACTTTGAGACCCATGAGGATGCTGTTGCAGCAATGCTCAAGGATCGGTCCCACGTTC ATCATAGGTATATTGAACTGTTCCTGAATTCATgtccaaaaggaaaataa
- the GRSF1 gene encoding G-rich sequence factor 1 isoform X1 translates to MESKTTYLEDLPPPPEYELAPSKLEEEVDDVYLIRAQGLPWSCTMEDVLNFFSDCRIRNGENGIHFLLNRDGKRRGDALIEMESEQDVQKALEKHRMYMGQRYVEVYEINNEDVDALMKSLQVKSSPVVNDGVVRLRGLPYSCNEKDIVDFFAGLNIVDITFVMDYRGRRKTGEAYVQFEEPEMANQALLKHREEIGNRYIEIFPSRRNEVRTHVGSHKGKKITSSPTAKYITEPEMVFEEHEVNEDIRPMTAFESEKEIELPKEVPEKLPEAADFGTTSSLHFVHMRGLPFQANAQDIINFFAPLKPVRITMEYSSSGKATGEADVHFETHEDAVAAMLKDRSHVHHRYIELFLNSCPKGK, encoded by the exons ATG GAGTCCAAAACTACTTACCTGGAAGACCTTCCACCACCGCCTGAGTATGAATTGGCCCCATCCAAGTTAGAAGAGGAAGTGGATGATGTCTATCTCATTCGAGCTCAAGGACTGCCCTGGTCATGCACTATGGAAGATGTGCTTAACTTTTTCTCag ACTGCAGAATCCGCAACGGTGAGAATGGAATACATTTCCTCCTAAATAGAGATGGGAAACGAAGGGGTGATGCCTTAATTGAAATGGAGTCAGAGCAGGATGTGCAGAAAGCCTTAGAGAAGCACCGCATGTACATGGGCCAGCGGTATGTGGAAG TGTATGAGATAAACAATGAAGATGTGGATGCCTTAATGAAGAGCTTGCAGGTCAAATCTTCACCTGTGGTAAATGATGGTGTGGTTCGTTTGAGAGGACTTCCTTACAGTTGCAATGAGAAAGACATTGTAGATTTCTTTGCAG GACTGAATATAGTTGACATTACTTTTGTGATGGACTACAGAGGGAGACGAAAAACAGGGGAAGCCTATGTGCAATTTGAAGAACCAGAAATGGCCAACCAAGCCCTGTTGAAACACAGGGAAGAAATTGGTAATCG ATACATCGAGATATTTCCAAGCAGAAGGAATGAAGTTCGAACACATGTTGGTTCTCATAAGGGAAAGAAAATCACATCTTCTCCTACTGCTAAGTATATAACTGAGCCAGAAATGGTCTTTGAAGAACATGAAGTAAATGAGGATATTCGACCCATGACAGCTTTTGAAAGTGAGAAGGAAATAG AATTGCCTAAGGAGGTGCCAGAAAAGCTTCCAGAGGCTGCTGATTTTGGAACTACGTCTTCTCTGCATTTTGTCCACATGAGAGGATTACCTTTCCAAGCCAATGCCCAAGACATTATAAAC TTTTTCGCTCCACTCAAGCCTGTTAGAATCACCATGGAATACAGCTCCAGCGGGAAGGCCACTGGAGAAGCTGATGTGCACTTTGAGACCCATGAGGATGCTGTTGCAGCAATGCTCAAGGATCGGTCCCACGTTC ATCATAGGTATATTGAACTGTTCCTGAATTCATgtccaaaaggaaaataa
- the GRSF1 gene encoding G-rich sequence factor 1 isoform X2, with protein sequence MEDVLNFFSDCRIRNGENGIHFLLNRDGKRRGDALIEMESEQDVQKALEKHRMYMGQRYVEVYEINNEDVDALMKSLQVKSSPVVNDGVVRLRGLPYSCNEKDIVDFFAGLNIVDITFVMDYRGRRKTGEAYVQFEEPEMANQALLKHREEIGNRYIEIFPSRRNEVRTHVGSHKGKKITSSPTAKYITEPEMVFEEHEVNEDIRPMTAFESEKEIELPKEVPEKLPEAADFGTTSSLHFVHMRGLPFQANAQDIINFFAPLKPVRITMEYSSSGKATGEADVHFETHEDAVAAMLKDRSHVHHRYIELFLNSCPKGK encoded by the exons ATGGAAGATGTGCTTAACTTTTTCTCag ACTGCAGAATCCGCAACGGTGAGAATGGAATACATTTCCTCCTAAATAGAGATGGGAAACGAAGGGGTGATGCCTTAATTGAAATGGAGTCAGAGCAGGATGTGCAGAAAGCCTTAGAGAAGCACCGCATGTACATGGGCCAGCGGTATGTGGAAG TGTATGAGATAAACAATGAAGATGTGGATGCCTTAATGAAGAGCTTGCAGGTCAAATCTTCACCTGTGGTAAATGATGGTGTGGTTCGTTTGAGAGGACTTCCTTACAGTTGCAATGAGAAAGACATTGTAGATTTCTTTGCAG GACTGAATATAGTTGACATTACTTTTGTGATGGACTACAGAGGGAGACGAAAAACAGGGGAAGCCTATGTGCAATTTGAAGAACCAGAAATGGCCAACCAAGCCCTGTTGAAACACAGGGAAGAAATTGGTAATCG ATACATCGAGATATTTCCAAGCAGAAGGAATGAAGTTCGAACACATGTTGGTTCTCATAAGGGAAAGAAAATCACATCTTCTCCTACTGCTAAGTATATAACTGAGCCAGAAATGGTCTTTGAAGAACATGAAGTAAATGAGGATATTCGACCCATGACAGCTTTTGAAAGTGAGAAGGAAATAG AATTGCCTAAGGAGGTGCCAGAAAAGCTTCCAGAGGCTGCTGATTTTGGAACTACGTCTTCTCTGCATTTTGTCCACATGAGAGGATTACCTTTCCAAGCCAATGCCCAAGACATTATAAAC TTTTTCGCTCCACTCAAGCCTGTTAGAATCACCATGGAATACAGCTCCAGCGGGAAGGCCACTGGAGAAGCTGATGTGCACTTTGAGACCCATGAGGATGCTGTTGCAGCAATGCTCAAGGATCGGTCCCACGTTC ATCATAGGTATATTGAACTGTTCCTGAATTCATgtccaaaaggaaaataa